The Dehalococcoidia bacterium genome includes a region encoding these proteins:
- a CDS encoding carboxyl transferase domain-containing protein, with amino-acid sequence MKLTSLLVANRGEIAVRLLRAAAELGLRTVAVYSEDDAEALHTRRADAALPLRGAGAPAYLDAEQIVAVAREAGCDAIHPGYGFLSENAAFARRCAEAGIAFIGPRVEILELFGDKVRARQAAAAAGVPVLPGTDGPTSLEQARTFFLSLGEGGAVMIKAVAGGGGRGMREVERLEQLGDAYARCASEARTAFGNGELYVEQLLRTARHIEVQIAGDGSGAVTHFGERDCSIQRRHQKLIEIAPSPGLPAGQRERIIAAAVALARSVRYDNIGTFEFLADASRDDDAAPFAFIEANPRLQVEHTVTEEVTGVDLVRLQLELAAGGTLAALGMRQEDVPAPHGFAIQARVNMETMSASGETLPSGGALAAFDPPNGPGIRVDTFGYAGYRTSPRFDSLLAKVIAHSTQQRFLDAVNRCDRALSEFRVDGVPTNIPFLRGVLAQPAFREGRLSTRFIDDHLAALAGAATAEQQRRYVEPAVPATAANGAAAGRAGVRLASDDPLAVLAYGKAAAVADRGGDGGVAAGERDASGAAAVITPLQGTVVAIEVLAGDTVRAGQTLVIMESMKMEHEIKAVAGGLVRSVAVAVGDTLYADQPLLFIEESEVEGDEASAAEAVDLDEIRPDLREVLDRQALTRDAARPEAVARRRATRQRTARENVEDLCDRGSFVEYGPLVLAAQRSRRSLEELIVKSPADGLITGVGRVNGDLFEEPASRCAVMAYDYTVFAGTQGGQNHRKTDRMIDIAEHGRMPMILFAEGGGGRPGDTDNTGGSGQRTFARFAQLSGLVPMIGITSGRCFAGNASLLGCCDVIIATANSNIGMGGPAMIEGGGLGVYAPEEIGPMSVQVPSGVVDLAVADEAEAVQVAKRYLAYFQGPLDSWECPDQRLMRRIVPENRLRVYNVREVIETLADTGTVLELRPRFGVGMITALIRVEGRSVGVIANNPMHLGGAIDSDGADKGARFMQLCDAFDIPLLFLCDTPGIMVGPEIERTALVRHSSRMFLIGANLSVPFFTIVLRKAYGLGAIAMAGGSYKTPVFSVAWPTGEFYGMGIEGAVKLGFRGELEAIEDPAERKRRYDEMVARAYNGARALNNASHFAIDDAIDPADSRFWLASLLRSFRPSPRPTGKRRPAIDAW; translated from the coding sequence ATGAAGCTCACGTCTCTGCTGGTTGCGAACCGCGGCGAGATCGCCGTGCGCCTGCTGCGCGCCGCCGCCGAGCTCGGCCTGCGCACCGTCGCCGTCTACTCCGAGGACGACGCCGAGGCGCTGCACACCCGCCGGGCCGACGCGGCCCTGCCGCTGCGCGGCGCCGGCGCCCCGGCCTATCTCGACGCCGAGCAGATCGTGGCCGTCGCCAGGGAGGCCGGCTGCGACGCGATCCATCCAGGCTACGGCTTCCTCAGTGAGAACGCCGCCTTTGCACGGCGCTGCGCCGAGGCGGGCATCGCCTTCATCGGCCCGCGCGTCGAGATCCTCGAGCTGTTCGGCGACAAAGTGCGCGCCCGCCAGGCGGCGGCCGCGGCCGGCGTTCCCGTGCTGCCCGGCACGGACGGGCCCACAAGCCTGGAGCAGGCGCGGACGTTCTTCCTGTCGCTGGGCGAGGGCGGCGCCGTGATGATCAAGGCTGTGGCCGGCGGCGGCGGGCGCGGCATGCGCGAGGTCGAGCGGCTGGAGCAGCTCGGGGACGCCTACGCGCGCTGCGCCTCTGAAGCGCGGACGGCCTTCGGCAACGGCGAGCTCTACGTCGAGCAACTGCTGCGCACGGCGCGCCACATCGAGGTGCAGATCGCTGGCGACGGCTCCGGCGCCGTCACGCACTTCGGCGAGCGCGACTGCAGCATCCAGCGCCGCCACCAGAAGTTGATCGAGATTGCGCCCTCGCCCGGGCTGCCCGCCGGCCAGCGCGAGCGCATCATCGCCGCCGCTGTCGCGCTGGCGCGGAGCGTGCGCTACGACAACATCGGCACCTTCGAGTTCCTCGCCGACGCGAGCCGTGACGACGATGCGGCGCCCTTCGCCTTCATCGAGGCCAACCCGCGCCTGCAGGTCGAGCATACGGTTACGGAAGAGGTGACGGGCGTCGACCTGGTGCGGCTGCAGCTCGAGCTAGCGGCCGGCGGCACGCTGGCGGCGCTGGGCATGCGCCAGGAAGACGTGCCGGCTCCGCATGGCTTCGCCATCCAGGCGCGCGTCAATATGGAGACGATGAGCGCGAGCGGCGAGACGCTGCCCTCCGGCGGCGCGCTCGCCGCCTTCGACCCGCCAAACGGCCCCGGCATCCGCGTCGATACCTTCGGCTACGCCGGGTATCGGACCAGCCCGCGCTTCGACTCGCTGCTGGCCAAAGTCATCGCCCACAGCACTCAGCAGCGCTTTCTTGACGCGGTGAACCGCTGCGACCGCGCCCTCAGCGAGTTCCGCGTCGACGGCGTCCCGACCAACATCCCCTTCTTGCGCGGCGTGCTGGCGCAGCCCGCCTTCCGCGAAGGGCGCCTTTCCACGCGCTTCATCGACGACCATCTTGCTGCGCTCGCCGGCGCGGCGACGGCCGAGCAGCAGCGCCGCTATGTCGAGCCGGCCGTGCCCGCGACTGCCGCCAACGGCGCGGCGGCCGGCCGCGCGGGCGTCCGCCTCGCCTCCGACGATCCGCTGGCGGTGCTCGCCTACGGTAAGGCGGCGGCTGTGGCCGATCGCGGCGGCGATGGCGGGGTTGCCGCCGGCGAACGCGACGCCAGCGGCGCCGCCGCCGTGATCACGCCGCTGCAGGGCACCGTGGTCGCGATCGAGGTGCTGGCGGGCGACACCGTTCGCGCCGGCCAGACGCTGGTGATCATGGAATCGATGAAGATGGAGCACGAGATCAAGGCCGTGGCCGGCGGCTTGGTGCGCAGCGTCGCCGTGGCCGTGGGCGACACGCTCTACGCCGATCAGCCGCTGCTTTTCATTGAGGAGAGCGAGGTCGAAGGCGACGAGGCGTCGGCCGCCGAAGCCGTCGACCTGGACGAGATTCGCCCGGACCTGCGCGAGGTGCTCGACCGCCAGGCGCTGACGCGCGACGCGGCGCGGCCGGAGGCCGTGGCCCGGCGGCGGGCGACGCGCCAGCGCACGGCGCGCGAGAACGTCGAGGATCTCTGCGATCGGGGCAGCTTCGTGGAGTACGGCCCGCTGGTGCTCGCCGCGCAGCGCAGCCGCCGCTCGCTGGAGGAGCTGATCGTCAAGAGCCCGGCCGATGGCCTGATCACCGGCGTCGGCCGCGTCAACGGCGACCTGTTCGAGGAGCCAGCCTCGCGCTGCGCCGTGATGGCTTACGACTACACCGTCTTCGCCGGCACGCAGGGCGGGCAGAACCACCGCAAGACCGACCGCATGATCGACATCGCCGAGCACGGCCGCATGCCGATGATCCTCTTCGCCGAGGGCGGCGGCGGCCGGCCCGGCGACACGGACAACACCGGCGGCAGCGGTCAGCGCACCTTCGCCCGCTTCGCCCAGCTCAGCGGCCTGGTGCCGATGATCGGCATCACCTCCGGCCGCTGCTTCGCCGGCAACGCCTCGCTGCTGGGCTGCTGCGACGTGATCATCGCCACGGCCAACTCGAACATCGGCATGGGCGGCCCGGCGATGATCGAGGGCGGCGGCCTCGGCGTCTACGCGCCGGAAGAGATCGGGCCGATGTCGGTGCAGGTGCCCAGCGGCGTGGTGGACCTCGCCGTGGCCGACGAGGCCGAGGCCGTGCAGGTCGCGAAGCGGTATCTCGCCTACTTCCAGGGACCGCTCGACTCCTGGGAGTGTCCCGACCAGCGCCTGATGCGCCGCATCGTGCCGGAGAACCGGCTGCGTGTCTACAACGTGCGCGAGGTGATCGAAACGCTGGCCGATACGGGCACGGTGCTGGAGCTGCGGCCGCGCTTCGGCGTCGGCATGATCACGGCGCTTATCCGCGTTGAAGGGCGATCGGTCGGCGTGATCGCCAACAACCCCATGCATCTCGGCGGCGCGATCGACTCCGACGGCGCCGACAAGGGCGCCCGCTTCATGCAGCTCTGCGACGCGTTTGACATTCCCTTGCTCTTCCTCTGCGACACGCCCGGCATCATGGTCGGGCCGGAGATCGAGCGCACCGCGCTCGTGCGCCACTCGAGCCGCATGTTCCTGATCGGCGCCAACCTCTCGGTGCCGTTCTTCACGATCGTGCTTCGCAAGGCCTACGGCCTCGGCGCGATCGCCATGGCCGGCGGCTCCTACAAGACCCCCGTCTTCAGCGTCGCCTGGCCGACGGGCGAGTTCTACG
- a CDS encoding enoyl-ACP reductase, translating to MKDTPAMLAGKKAVVAAITNRFSLGWGIARALHEAGADVLITYQGERTERSVSKLAAGLPGCRSAPLDVQIEGQIEALMETVQRELGGLDVLVHAMAFAPTEALNGRYVDTSREAFATALQVSCYSLTALAQAAEPLMAARGGGSIITLTYLGGERVIPHYNVMGVAKAALEASVKYLASDLGRQNIRVNAISAGPVSTASSRAIGGYLVMEHHVVAASPLGRRMELGDIGDAAVFLASDLSRGVTGENLHVDGGYHAMGTTLRPDEGE from the coding sequence ATGAAGGACACTCCCGCCATGCTCGCCGGCAAGAAGGCCGTCGTCGCCGCCATCACCAACCGCTTCAGCCTCGGCTGGGGCATCGCCCGGGCGCTGCACGAGGCCGGCGCCGATGTGCTGATTACCTACCAGGGCGAGCGCACGGAGCGCAGCGTCTCGAAGCTCGCCGCCGGGCTGCCCGGCTGCCGCTCGGCGCCGCTCGACGTGCAAATCGAGGGCCAGATCGAGGCGCTGATGGAGACGGTGCAGCGCGAGCTGGGCGGGCTGGACGTGCTCGTACACGCCATGGCCTTCGCGCCCACCGAGGCGCTGAACGGCCGCTACGTCGACACCTCGCGCGAGGCCTTCGCCACGGCGCTGCAGGTGAGCTGCTACTCGCTGACGGCGCTGGCGCAGGCGGCCGAGCCGCTGATGGCGGCGCGCGGCGGCGGCAGCATCATCACGCTGACCTATCTCGGCGGCGAGCGCGTGATCCCGCACTACAACGTGATGGGCGTGGCCAAGGCGGCGCTGGAGGCGAGCGTCAAGTACCTGGCCTCGGACCTGGGCCGCCAGAACATCCGCGTCAACGCGATCTCGGCCGGGCCGGTGAGCACCGCCTCATCGCGGGCGATCGGCGGCTACCTGGTGATGGAGCATCACGTGGTCGCCGCCTCGCCCCTGGGCCGGCGCATGGAGCTGGGCGACATCGGCGACGCCGCCGTCTTCCTCGCCAGCGATCTTTCCCGCGGCGTCACCGGCGAGAACCTGCACGTGGACGGCGGCTACCACGCCATGGGCACCACGCTGCGGCCGGACGAAGGCGAGTAG